Proteins encoded by one window of Mangrovibacterium diazotrophicum:
- a CDS encoding Crp/Fnr family transcriptional regulator: MIKHRIDCLSCSNSECLIKKHCGDPGITSYLSRKVSIPARKGQNIIIEGSPIHGLYFVYSGRVKVLTTGINGREQILRFAKEGEMLGQRGFSTHQYYPIGASALEDTIVCNFSMEVMKEMLLNLPKLSYDFISFYAEELHRSETKVRMFAHMTVREKVIDALLYITRKFGSKKNFINITLSRKEIADFAGTTEEQVIRVLSSLKKEELILLSGKKIGVPDADILKKEIAEHHYFIQS, encoded by the coding sequence ATGATTAAACACCGCATCGATTGTCTGAGCTGTTCAAATTCGGAATGCCTGATCAAAAAGCATTGCGGAGATCCGGGTATTACATCTTACTTGAGTCGTAAAGTATCGATCCCCGCACGAAAAGGTCAAAACATTATCATCGAAGGCTCGCCAATCCACGGGTTGTACTTTGTTTATTCCGGAAGAGTCAAAGTATTAACCACCGGCATCAACGGGCGGGAACAGATTCTGCGTTTTGCCAAGGAAGGAGAAATGCTGGGACAGCGTGGCTTCAGTACCCATCAGTACTACCCGATTGGTGCTTCAGCCCTGGAAGACACCATCGTCTGCAACTTCTCGATGGAAGTGATGAAAGAGATGCTGCTCAACTTACCCAAACTCTCCTACGACTTCATTTCGTTTTACGCCGAAGAACTGCACCGCAGCGAAACCAAAGTCCGCATGTTTGCGCACATGACCGTTCGTGAAAAAGTAATCGATGCACTACTTTATATTACACGAAAATTTGGGTCGAAGAAAAACTTCATCAACATCACGCTTAGCCGCAAAGAAATTGCTGATTTTGCCGGGACAACAGAAGAACAAGTCATCCGCGTACTTTCGTCCCTGAAAAAAGAAGAATTAATCCTTCTTTCGGGCAAAAAAATCGGAGTTCCGGATGCGGATATTCTCAAAAAAGAGATCGCAGAGCATCATTATTTCATCCAAAGCTAA
- a CDS encoding CmpA/NrtA family ABC transporter substrate-binding protein, translating into MLKLKNLQIPALAMATALFLQSCGGSGKKAESTSAEAPKSALIIEKPQLTFGFIKLTDMAPLAIAKELGYFEEEGLFVTIEAQSNWKNVLDRVIDGELDGSHMLAGQPIAAQAGFGRQAQLVTPFSMDLNGNGITVSNAIWDKMKANVPTDADGKPVHPIKADALKPVIAEYKANGNPFKMGMVFPVSTHNYEIRYWLAAAGINPGMYTADNIQGQVDADVLLSVTPPPQMPATLEAGTIYGYCVGEPWNQQAVFKQIGVPVVTNYEIWKNNPEKVFVMTQKFIDENPNTAVAVTKALIRAGKWLDDPNNRPKAVGILSKPDYVGADSIVIANSMTGTFEFEKGDKRSLPDFNVFYRYNATYPFYSDAVWFLTQMRRWGQIPEAKSDDWYLETAKKVYRPEIWKKAAELLVEEGKIPASDIPETDGFKPATTDFIDGVQYDGKKPNDYLTKFKIGNKDI; encoded by the coding sequence ATGTTAAAATTGAAAAACCTCCAAATTCCGGCATTGGCAATGGCTACCGCTTTGTTCCTGCAATCGTGCGGCGGCTCCGGTAAAAAAGCTGAATCAACTTCTGCCGAAGCTCCAAAATCAGCTTTGATCATTGAAAAACCGCAGTTGACATTTGGCTTCATCAAACTGACAGACATGGCTCCGTTAGCGATCGCGAAAGAGCTGGGCTATTTTGAAGAGGAAGGCCTGTTCGTAACAATCGAAGCTCAGTCAAACTGGAAAAACGTACTCGACCGTGTTATCGACGGCGAATTGGATGGCTCGCACATGTTGGCTGGTCAGCCGATCGCAGCACAAGCAGGTTTCGGTCGCCAGGCACAACTGGTTACCCCATTCTCAATGGACCTGAACGGAAACGGGATCACCGTTTCCAACGCCATCTGGGATAAAATGAAAGCCAACGTTCCGACTGACGCCGATGGCAAACCGGTTCACCCGATTAAAGCTGACGCGTTGAAGCCTGTTATTGCAGAATACAAAGCCAACGGGAACCCGTTCAAAATGGGGATGGTATTCCCGGTTTCAACCCACAACTACGAAATTCGTTACTGGCTGGCAGCTGCCGGAATCAACCCGGGCATGTACACGGCCGACAACATCCAGGGGCAGGTTGACGCTGATGTTTTGTTATCGGTAACCCCTCCACCACAAATGCCTGCAACACTGGAAGCCGGAACTATTTATGGCTACTGTGTAGGTGAACCCTGGAACCAGCAAGCCGTGTTCAAGCAAATTGGTGTGCCGGTGGTAACGAACTACGAGATCTGGAAAAACAACCCTGAAAAAGTCTTCGTGATGACCCAAAAATTCATCGACGAGAACCCGAATACAGCTGTGGCTGTAACCAAAGCGTTGATTCGTGCCGGCAAATGGCTGGATGATCCGAACAACAGACCAAAAGCAGTTGGTATCCTCTCGAAACCTGACTACGTTGGAGCCGATTCTATTGTGATTGCCAACTCGATGACCGGAACATTCGAATTCGAAAAAGGCGACAAGCGTTCTTTGCCCGACTTCAACGTATTCTACCGCTACAATGCAACGTATCCGTTCTACTCAGACGCTGTTTGGTTCCTGACTCAAATGCGTCGCTGGGGTCAAATTCCGGAAGCAAAATCAGATGACTGGTACCTGGAAACAGCGAAAAAGGTTTACCGCCCCGAGATCTGGAAAAAAGCAGCTGAGTTGTTGGTTGAAGAAGGTAAAATTCCGGCATCGGATATTCCTGAAACCGACGGTTTCAAACCCGCAACCACAGACTTTATCGATGGTGTTCAATACGACGGCAAAAAGCCAAACGATTACCTGACAAAGTTCAAAATAGGTAATAAAGATATTTAG
- a CDS encoding HesA/MoeB/ThiF family protein, whose translation MRTLTTEDHNRFSRHISLAEIGESGQQKLKNARVLVIGAGGLGSPLLTYLAAAGVGSIAIVDDDVVSASNLQRQILYATAQVGLRKVEMAAQRLVELYPEIRILAYNTRLTSENAEELISDCDVVADCSDNYATRALIGNVSARLKKPLAYASVLNYEGQVTVFNYSEGASFGELYPSLPKDGLYKTDEIGLVGVLPGIAGCLQANEVLKIITGYGEVLSRKLLVFAINENRFQVFNY comes from the coding sequence ATGAGAACCTTGACGACAGAAGATCACAACCGCTTTTCTCGTCACATCTCGCTGGCCGAGATTGGCGAAAGCGGTCAGCAAAAGCTGAAAAATGCACGGGTGCTGGTAATTGGCGCCGGTGGCTTGGGCAGCCCGTTGCTGACTTACCTGGCTGCTGCCGGAGTCGGCTCCATTGCCATTGTTGACGATGACGTGGTAAGTGCTTCGAACCTGCAGCGACAGATTCTGTATGCCACGGCCCAGGTCGGGTTACGGAAAGTGGAGATGGCCGCACAACGGTTGGTCGAGTTGTATCCCGAAATCCGGATTTTGGCTTACAACACGCGGCTGACAAGCGAAAACGCAGAAGAATTGATTTCGGATTGCGACGTGGTTGCCGACTGTTCCGACAACTACGCCACCCGCGCACTGATTGGAAATGTTAGCGCGAGGCTGAAAAAACCGCTAGCCTACGCTTCGGTATTGAATTACGAAGGACAGGTGACTGTCTTCAACTATAGCGAAGGAGCGTCTTTCGGCGAGCTTTATCCAAGCTTACCGAAAGACGGCCTGTACAAAACTGATGAAATTGGTTTGGTAGGCGTGCTACCCGGAATTGCCGGTTGCCTGCAAGCCAACGAAGTACTGAAAATCATCACCGGATATGGTGAGGTGCTCTCCCGAAAACTGTTGGTTTTCGCCATTAACGAAAACCGTTTTCAGGTTTTTAATTACTAA
- a CDS encoding alginate export family protein — translation MKTLFALIVLVLTAGASYAQFTLEGQLRPRTELRNGFKKPILPDQEPAVFTEQRTRLVAGYKAEKYAFKLSIQDVRIWGETGQINKSDQLLSAHEAYGEYYASGKSTFRIGRQEVIYDGHRLFGSLDWAAQGRSLDALRYLYKDEKGNQFDLMAAWNQAGYGDGSPEPAKLVGNAYVITTGGGTNTRIFNLALPKAQLMAYYKKTLKSGDLAFMLLDDIYDVDATSGENYSNTTFGFTPNFTAGKVKFGGQFFYTGGANGKTETDGEYSKVDLSGYMANAYVQFTGVTGSPLFGVDYLSGDDESTTDKVEGWAPKYGTNHKFYGFMDYFYVGNGHGGVDAKSAGLVDIYLQTAFKLSEKAKLVGHLHYFSAPEARTNATTGESYDGYLGTELDLVFNYALTKGVVLSAGYSQMFGISDTMKQLKLGDPTAKIGGMQSWGWLMINFSPKFL, via the coding sequence ATGAAAACCTTATTTGCTTTAATCGTTTTGGTATTGACAGCTGGTGCAAGCTATGCACAATTTACTCTCGAAGGACAACTCCGTCCGCGCACTGAACTTCGTAATGGTTTTAAAAAACCAATCTTACCCGATCAGGAACCTGCCGTTTTCACGGAGCAACGCACCCGATTGGTTGCCGGTTACAAAGCCGAAAAATACGCCTTCAAATTATCGATCCAGGATGTTCGGATTTGGGGTGAAACTGGTCAGATCAACAAATCGGACCAATTACTGAGTGCACACGAAGCATACGGCGAATATTACGCTTCCGGAAAATCAACGTTCCGCATTGGTCGCCAGGAAGTCATTTACGACGGACACCGTTTGTTCGGTAGCCTCGACTGGGCGGCACAAGGTCGCTCGCTGGATGCATTGCGGTATTTATATAAAGATGAAAAAGGAAACCAGTTCGACCTGATGGCTGCCTGGAACCAGGCCGGTTACGGCGACGGATCACCAGAACCTGCCAAATTGGTTGGAAACGCCTACGTTATTACAACCGGCGGTGGCACAAACACCCGTATTTTCAACCTGGCGTTGCCAAAAGCGCAATTGATGGCGTACTATAAAAAGACCTTGAAATCAGGCGACCTGGCCTTCATGTTATTGGATGATATTTACGATGTTGACGCCACTTCAGGCGAAAACTACAGCAATACAACATTCGGTTTTACCCCAAACTTTACAGCCGGAAAAGTAAAATTCGGCGGACAGTTCTTCTACACAGGAGGTGCTAACGGCAAAACCGAAACTGACGGCGAATACTCGAAAGTTGACTTGAGCGGCTACATGGCTAATGCCTACGTGCAATTCACAGGTGTTACCGGATCTCCGCTTTTCGGTGTTGACTACCTGAGTGGCGACGACGAATCGACTACTGATAAAGTAGAAGGATGGGCTCCGAAATACGGAACCAACCACAAATTCTACGGTTTCATGGATTATTTCTACGTCGGAAACGGTCACGGTGGCGTTGATGCAAAAAGCGCCGGTTTGGTAGATATTTACCTGCAAACAGCGTTCAAACTGAGCGAAAAAGCGAAACTGGTTGGTCACCTGCATTACTTCTCGGCTCCGGAAGCCCGTACCAACGCAACAACCGGCGAAAGCTACGACGGTTACCTGGGTACAGAACTTGACCTTGTATTCAATTATGCACTGACAAAAGGTGTTGTACTGAGCGCGGGCTACTCTCAAATGTTCGGTATCTCCGACACAATGAAACAACTGAAATTGGGCGATCCGACAGCTAAAATCGGCGGCATGCAAAGCTGGGGTTGGTTGATGATCAACTTCTCACCTAAGTTCTTATAA
- the cobA gene encoding uroporphyrinogen-III C-methyltransferase, with the protein MTTTHLISIVGAGPGDPELLTVKAHKRLSEADAVLYDALHGYDILKLAREDAEMIYAGKFQGDGQCQAKRQDDIHLKMAELAALGKKVVRLKAGDPMVFGRGAEEIRFCKQQGLTYEVIPGITAGVAAAGLLEVPITERQKSPMVLFYTGHRTDDSLSNIESVIEVLKAGGTVTVYMGFKNIGLLAGSIIEAGLDPQMPVQVMSHVGQEAQSLLSCTISNVEQCILEKKPSTPAVLFIGKYADPIV; encoded by the coding sequence ATGACAACAACACACTTAATATCAATCGTTGGCGCAGGGCCGGGAGATCCGGAGTTGCTGACCGTTAAAGCGCACAAACGCCTGAGCGAAGCAGACGCTGTACTGTACGATGCTCTGCATGGTTACGATATTCTGAAATTAGCTCGCGAAGACGCCGAAATGATCTACGCGGGCAAATTTCAGGGTGACGGCCAATGCCAGGCCAAACGCCAGGATGATATTCATCTGAAGATGGCGGAACTGGCTGCACTGGGCAAAAAAGTTGTTCGTCTGAAAGCCGGTGATCCGATGGTGTTCGGACGCGGAGCCGAAGAAATTCGTTTCTGCAAACAGCAAGGGCTGACTTACGAAGTGATTCCCGGAATTACAGCGGGAGTTGCTGCAGCCGGCCTGCTCGAAGTTCCGATTACCGAACGCCAAAAAAGCCCGATGGTACTTTTCTACACCGGACACCGCACCGACGACTCGCTTTCAAACATTGAAAGTGTGATTGAAGTGCTGAAAGCCGGCGGAACGGTTACCGTTTACATGGGGTTCAAGAATATTGGTTTGCTTGCAGGCTCCATTATTGAAGCCGGATTGGATCCGCAAATGCCCGTTCAGGTGATGAGCCACGTTGGGCAGGAAGCGCAAAGCCTGCTGAGTTGTACCATCAGTAATGTTGAGCAATGCATTCTTGAAAAGAAACCGTCCACTCCTGCTGTTTTGTTCATCGGGAAATATGCCGACCCTATCGTTTAA
- the nirD gene encoding nitrite reductase small subunit NirD: METQVITTVKEWVKAAAVEDFPQNGGAAVLINGEQIAVFNFTNEGRWYATQNRCPHKGEMAISRGLTGDSDGLHKVACPFHKKTFSLEDGKCLTDEGYQLKTYPVKIEDGFVYVGIE, translated from the coding sequence ATGGAAACACAAGTAATCACAACAGTAAAAGAGTGGGTGAAAGCTGCGGCAGTAGAAGACTTTCCGCAGAACGGCGGCGCTGCAGTGCTGATCAATGGTGAGCAAATCGCGGTATTCAACTTTACGAACGAAGGCCGTTGGTACGCCACACAAAACCGCTGCCCGCACAAAGGTGAAATGGCCATCTCGCGTGGCCTCACCGGCGACTCGGATGGTTTGCACAAAGTGGCTTGCCCGTTCCACAAAAAGACTTTTTCGCTCGAAGATGGCAAATGCCTCACCGACGAAGGTTACCAATTGAAAACTTATCCCGTAAAAATAGAAGACGGATTCGTTTATGTTGGGATTGAATAG
- a CDS encoding DUF4202 domain-containing protein: MYSSVYPVAVEALKAAHQQDPNLEAEGTPAELLYSQRLADCLQKVYADASEALAISAWCQHLFRWEIARSTYPEGRIGYYQWRNFLGDYQADKAAVILKEAGYADDFISEVRDILKKLNIHRLDEAQKLEDVVCLVFLENYMADFMPGKTDEQLVQIVQKTWGKMSAHGHEIALQLNLSEPVKRIVGMALA; the protein is encoded by the coding sequence ATGTATAGTTCTGTTTACCCTGTTGCTGTTGAGGCTTTGAAAGCGGCTCATCAGCAAGATCCTAACCTGGAGGCCGAAGGCACACCGGCGGAGTTGTTGTATAGCCAGCGTTTGGCTGATTGTTTGCAGAAAGTTTATGCCGACGCTTCTGAAGCTTTGGCGATTTCTGCCTGGTGCCAACACCTGTTTCGCTGGGAAATTGCCCGCAGCACTTATCCAGAAGGACGAATCGGTTATTACCAGTGGCGTAACTTTTTGGGCGACTACCAAGCCGACAAGGCTGCTGTTATTCTGAAAGAAGCCGGTTACGCGGACGACTTTATTTCCGAAGTGCGCGACATCCTGAAAAAGCTGAATATTCATCGTTTGGATGAAGCCCAGAAATTGGAAGATGTTGTTTGCCTGGTTTTCCTCGAGAACTACATGGCTGATTTCATGCCCGGAAAAACGGACGAACAGCTGGTTCAGATTGTGCAAAAAACCTGGGGTAAAATGTCTGCTCATGGTCATGAAATTGCTTTACAGTTAAACTTGTCCGAGCCGGTAAAACGAATCGTTGGTATGGCTCTGGCTTAG
- a CDS encoding precorrin-2 dehydrogenase/sirohydrochlorin ferrochelatase family protein — MQRKYLPISLDITNQKILIIGAGKSAFSKGTILKRFDAEIEFVALEICDEIKNSGWPYKQKAYEPSDLEGYIMVYSCSNNQKLDCQIRRDAKQKGVLCNIHDKPKMCQYVSPAVYQYKNMTVAVASSGRDVFKSIKLRNHLRDYLDQHIEEILDFSQYGEEGI; from the coding sequence ATGCAACGCAAGTATTTACCCATATCGCTTGACATTACCAACCAGAAAATCCTGATCATCGGAGCCGGGAAAAGTGCCTTTAGCAAAGGAACAATTCTGAAACGCTTCGATGCTGAAATTGAGTTCGTGGCACTGGAAATCTGTGATGAAATTAAAAACAGTGGCTGGCCCTACAAGCAAAAAGCTTATGAGCCGTCGGACCTGGAAGGTTACATCATGGTGTACAGTTGTTCGAACAATCAAAAACTGGATTGCCAGATTCGGCGGGATGCCAAGCAAAAGGGAGTACTTTGCAACATTCACGACAAGCCGAAAATGTGCCAGTACGTCTCTCCTGCCGTCTATCAATACAAAAACATGACGGTGGCTGTAGCCTCCAGCGGACGCGACGTATTCAAATCCATCAAATTGCGTAATCATTTGCGCGACTACCTGGATCAGCACATCGAAGAAATTCTCGATTTCAGCCAATACGGCGAAGAAGGGATATAA
- the nirB gene encoding nitrite reductase large subunit NirB — protein MKKRIVLIGNGMTGYKFCEKFVASPLVQDYELLVFGEEPHPAYDRVHLTSYYTGTVPEELLLAPAGWYTEHGIELRTHERITGIDREAKTIQSERDLTYHYDILVLSTGSSAFVPPIQGVEKKGVFVYRTFDDIDKIKAYIPEAKKAAVIGGGLLGLEAAKAVLDDGLPTSIVEFAPRLMPRQLDPQGAEILKSKLEEFNLEVLLNKSTECIVGNGSIQGLKFTDGSSIDADLLVISAGIRPRDELAKNAGLEVHARGGIVVNSKMETLDPNIFAIGECVVVHNMVWGLVAPCYEMAEVLVKNLQGDSAEFLGFDLSSKLKLIGTDVASFGDALSAQEGMKTIVYENKARGVYKRLNLSADGKYLLGGILVGEADEYNMLKQVVNNKMVLPENPEDFILGARGGEGGAGISVGDLPDSAVICSCENITKGQILQAIEKDGAEAVPLIKRCTKAGTGCGGCVPMIDDLLTHYMKSQGREVRKTICEHFNYTRQELYDLIKVNEIKSFNELLHAHGKGSGCEICKPVTASLLASIWNEVIAKHDTIQDTNDRFLANIQQRGVYSVVPRIPGGEITPDKLIVIGQVAKKYDLYTKITGGQRIDLFGARVDQLPNIWEELIDAGFESGHAYGKALRTVKSCVGSTWCRYGMDDSVTFAIDVENRYKGLRSPHKLKGGVSGCVRECAEARGKDFGIIATDKGWNLFVCGNGGANPRHADLLASDLDKETCIKYLDRFLMFYIKTAGPLTRTSKWLSELEGGLGYLKDVIVKDSLGIGEKLEQEMEELISHYQCEWTTVVRNPEMRQKFRHFVNSDQIDENIKYVPMRGQKMPAKA, from the coding sequence ATGAAAAAACGAATTGTATTAATCGGAAACGGGATGACCGGCTACAAATTCTGCGAGAAATTTGTGGCATCTCCACTGGTTCAGGACTACGAACTGCTTGTTTTTGGTGAAGAACCTCACCCTGCTTACGACCGGGTGCACCTGACCTCCTACTACACCGGAACTGTTCCGGAGGAATTGTTGTTGGCTCCGGCCGGCTGGTATACCGAACACGGAATTGAACTGCGCACGCATGAACGAATTACGGGCATCGATCGCGAAGCCAAAACCATCCAGTCGGAAAGAGACTTGACTTATCATTACGACATCCTCGTGCTGTCAACCGGCTCATCTGCATTTGTTCCTCCCATTCAGGGAGTTGAAAAGAAAGGTGTGTTCGTGTACCGCACGTTCGACGATATCGACAAAATAAAAGCTTACATCCCCGAAGCCAAAAAGGCGGCGGTAATCGGCGGCGGACTTTTGGGCTTGGAAGCTGCAAAAGCAGTACTCGACGACGGATTGCCAACCAGCATAGTGGAGTTCGCTCCCCGCCTGATGCCGCGTCAGCTTGACCCGCAAGGCGCCGAAATCCTAAAGTCGAAACTGGAAGAATTCAACCTGGAAGTTTTACTGAATAAAAGCACCGAATGCATCGTTGGGAATGGATCAATTCAAGGTTTGAAATTTACCGACGGAAGCAGCATCGACGCTGACCTGCTCGTGATTTCAGCCGGGATTCGTCCGCGTGACGAACTCGCTAAAAATGCAGGTTTGGAAGTGCACGCTCGTGGTGGAATTGTGGTAAACAGTAAAATGGAAACACTGGACCCCAACATCTTTGCCATCGGTGAATGTGTGGTGGTGCATAATATGGTGTGGGGCCTGGTTGCGCCATGCTACGAAATGGCTGAAGTGCTGGTTAAAAACCTGCAAGGCGACTCTGCCGAATTCCTTGGCTTCGACCTGTCGTCGAAACTAAAACTGATCGGTACCGATGTGGCCAGCTTCGGCGACGCTCTTTCAGCACAGGAAGGAATGAAAACAATTGTGTACGAAAACAAGGCGCGCGGCGTGTATAAACGACTCAATCTTTCGGCTGACGGCAAATACCTGTTGGGTGGAATTTTGGTTGGCGAGGCCGACGAATACAATATGCTGAAGCAGGTGGTGAACAACAAAATGGTACTGCCTGAAAACCCGGAAGATTTCATTTTGGGTGCCCGCGGTGGCGAAGGTGGTGCCGGCATCAGCGTTGGCGACCTGCCCGACTCAGCCGTCATTTGCTCCTGCGAAAACATCACCAAAGGTCAGATTTTGCAGGCCATTGAAAAAGACGGTGCCGAAGCAGTTCCGTTGATTAAAAGGTGTACCAAAGCCGGAACCGGTTGTGGTGGCTGTGTGCCCATGATCGACGATTTGCTGACACATTACATGAAGTCTCAGGGACGTGAAGTACGCAAAACCATTTGCGAACACTTCAACTACACCCGCCAGGAATTATATGACCTGATCAAGGTGAACGAGATTAAATCGTTCAATGAGCTGTTGCATGCCCACGGGAAAGGCTCTGGTTGCGAGATTTGTAAGCCTGTTACAGCATCACTGCTTGCCAGCATCTGGAACGAAGTGATTGCCAAGCACGATACCATTCAGGACACCAACGACCGCTTCCTGGCAAACATCCAGCAACGCGGCGTGTACTCCGTTGTTCCGCGTATTCCGGGTGGAGAAATTACCCCGGACAAATTAATTGTGATTGGACAAGTAGCAAAGAAATACGACTTGTACACCAAGATCACCGGCGGCCAGCGTATCGACCTGTTTGGTGCACGGGTTGATCAGCTGCCTAACATTTGGGAAGAACTGATTGATGCCGGATTTGAAAGCGGACACGCTTACGGTAAAGCATTGCGAACCGTAAAAAGCTGCGTTGGTTCAACCTGGTGCCGCTACGGAATGGACGACTCGGTGACTTTTGCTATCGACGTTGAAAACCGCTACAAGGGACTTCGTTCTCCGCACAAATTGAAAGGCGGCGTTTCGGGCTGTGTACGCGAATGTGCTGAAGCACGCGGCAAGGACTTCGGCATCATTGCTACCGATAAAGGCTGGAACTTGTTCGTTTGTGGAAACGGTGGTGCCAACCCGCGCCATGCCGACCTGTTGGCTTCCGACCTCGACAAAGAAACCTGCATCAAATACCTCGACCGCTTCCTGATGTTCTACATCAAAACAGCCGGCCCGTTAACCCGGACCTCCAAATGGCTGTCGGAACTGGAAGGCGGATTGGGCTACCTGAAAGACGTCATTGTGAAAGACTCACTGGGCATTGGCGAAAAACTGGAGCAGGAAATGGAAGAACTGATTTCGCATTACCAATGTGAGTGGACGACTGTTGTCCGCAACCCGGAAATGCGCCAGAAATTCCGCCACTTTGTCAACTCAGATCAAATCGACGAAAACATCAAATACGTACCGATGCGTGGCCAAAAAATGCCCGCCAAAGCATAA
- a CDS encoding ABC transporter permease, which yields MGKAIIASFRWLGFSFLDPLIKLFQGVEPKKNGGLVLKKVVIPIVSVLLFLGIANFFSSYLYNIERDRKIEKTRETLGDAAALEMQECIDSGDLSCKPNSLPSPSDVWRAAETLVADHKMISADKAAFKEKTAAINAQRETQGLAPIRYTGRPSFVDQIMTSLETVFAGFLLAAFFAIPAGIVLGLSETLRTALNWVIQIFKPVSPVVWLLLVSMVVKTILATADMDKSFVISFISVGLCSMWATLVNTSVGVSSVDKDYLNVSRVLRLGVISNVFKVILPSSIPLIFTGLRITLSVAWMVLIAIELLAQSPGLGSFVWEEFQNGSSDSNAKIIVAMFVIGGIGFALDRVMMLVQKAVSYENKA from the coding sequence ATGGGAAAAGCAATAATAGCCTCATTCAGATGGCTCGGATTCAGTTTTCTGGATCCTTTAATAAAACTGTTTCAGGGTGTTGAACCGAAGAAAAACGGTGGCCTGGTGTTGAAAAAAGTGGTCATCCCGATCGTATCAGTACTCCTTTTTTTAGGAATTGCGAACTTCTTTTCGAGCTACCTGTACAATATTGAACGCGACCGCAAGATTGAAAAAACACGCGAAACACTCGGCGATGCCGCCGCCCTGGAAATGCAGGAATGTATCGACTCGGGCGATTTGAGCTGCAAACCGAACTCCTTGCCATCACCGTCGGATGTTTGGCGTGCTGCGGAAACACTGGTCGCTGACCACAAAATGATCAGCGCCGACAAAGCGGCATTCAAGGAAAAAACTGCTGCCATCAACGCGCAACGAGAAACACAAGGCCTGGCTCCAATTCGCTACACCGGACGTCCGTCATTCGTGGATCAAATTATGACCAGCCTAGAAACGGTGTTCGCCGGATTCCTTTTAGCTGCCTTTTTTGCCATCCCGGCCGGTATTGTTTTAGGTTTGAGCGAGACATTGCGCACCGCCCTCAACTGGGTGATTCAAATCTTCAAACCGGTTTCGCCCGTAGTTTGGTTGCTGTTGGTTTCCATGGTGGTTAAAACAATTCTTGCTACAGCCGATATGGACAAATCCTTTGTGATTTCCTTCATCAGTGTCGGGCTTTGCAGTATGTGGGCAACGCTCGTGAACACCTCGGTAGGTGTATCGTCGGTCGACAAAGACTACCTCAACGTATCACGCGTATTGCGTTTAGGCGTTATCAGCAATGTGTTTAAAGTTATCCTGCCATCTTCCATCCCGCTAATCTTTACCGGATTGAGAATCACCCTTTCGGTAGCCTGGATGGTATTGATTGCAATTGAATTGTTGGCTCAAAGCCCGGGCTTGGGATCATTTGTTTGGGAAGAATTCCAAAACGGTTCAAGTGACTCGAACGCGAAAATCATTGTAGCCATGTTTGTAATTGGTGGTATCGGTTTCGCACTGGATCGCGTTATGATGTTGGTTCAGAAAGCCGTGAGCTACGAGAATAAAGCCTAG